A genome region from Oenanthe melanoleuca isolate GR-GAL-2019-014 chromosome 2, OMel1.0, whole genome shotgun sequence includes the following:
- the YTHDF3 gene encoding YTH domain-containing family protein 3, giving the protein MSATSVDQRPKGQGNKVSVQNGSIHQKDAVNDDDFEPYLSSQTNQSNSYPPMSDPYMPSYYAPSIGFPYSLGEAAWSTAGDPPMPYLTTYGQMSNGEHHYIPDGVFSQPGALGNTPPFLGQHGFNFFPGNADFSTWGTSGSQGQSTQSSAYSSSYGYPPSSLGRAIADGQAGFGSDTLSKVPGISSIEQGMTGLKIGGDMTAAVTKTVGSALSSTGMTSIAANSVPPVSSSAPKPTSWAAIARKPAKPQPKLKPKGNVGIGGPAVPPPPIKHNMNIGTWDDKGSVVKAPPAQPVLPPQTIIQQPQPLIQPPPLVQSQLPQQQPQPQQPQQQQGPQQQAQPHQLQQQQLQNRWVAPRNRGVGFSQNNGAGSENFGLGVVSVSSSPSGVEVHPVLEKLKAINNYNPKDFDWNLKNGRVFIIKSYSEDDIHRSIKYSIWCSTEHGNKRLDAAYRSLNGKGPLYLLFSVNGSGHFCGVAEMKSVVDYNAYAGVWSQDKWKGKFDVKWIFVKDVPNNQLRHIRLENNDNKPVTNSRDTQEVPLEKAKQVLKIIATFKHTTSIFDDFAHYEKRQEEEEAMRRERNRNKQ; this is encoded by the exons ATGTCAGCCACCAGCGTCGACCAG AGACCTAAAGGACAGGGAAATAAAG TTTCAGTACAAAACGGTTCGATTCATCAAAAGGATGCAGTAAATGATGATGATTTTGAGCCATATCTAAGTAGTCAGACAAATCAG agCAACAGCTATCCACCAATGTCAGACCCATATATGCCTAGCTATTATGCTCCATCCATTGGATTTCCATACTCTTTAGGTGAAGCAGCATGGTCAACTGCAGGTGACCCTCCAATGCCATATTTGACAACTTATGGACAGATGAGCAATGGTGAACACCATTACATACCTGATGGTGTATTTAGTCAACCCGGGGCATTAGGAAATACCCCTCCATTTCTTGGGCAgcatggatttaatttttttcctgggaatgcaGACTTCTCTACATGGGGGACAAGTGGATCTCAGGGACAATCAACGCAAAGCTCTGCTTACAGCAGCAGCTATGGCTATCCACCTAGTTCTCTTGGGAGAGCCATAGCAGAtggacaggctggatttggCAGTGATACTCTGAGCAAGGTGCCTGGCATTAGCAGCATTGAGCAAGGCATGACTGGACTGAAAATTGGTGGAGATATGACGGCTGCTGTAACGAAAACTGTAGGTTCAGCTCTGAGCAGTACAGGTATGACAAGCATTGCAGCTAACAGCGTGCCCCCAGTTAGCAGTTCAGCACCTAAACCAACCTCATGGGCTGCAATTGCAAGGAAACCTGCTAAACCTCAGCCGAAGCTCAAGCCTAAAGGTAATGTGGGCATTGGGGGCCCTGCTGTACCGCCGCCACCTATAAAACACAACATGAATATTGGAACTTGGGATGACAAAGGGTCAGTGGTAAAAGCACCCCCAGCTCAACCAGTACTGCCTCCTCAGACTATAatccagcagcctcagccatTAATTCAACCACCACCACTGGTGCAAAGCCAACTGCCTCAACAGCAGCCTCAGCCACAGCAACCACAGCAGCAACAAGGACCTCAGCAGCAGGCCCAGCCTCACCagttgcagcagcagcagctgcaaaacCGCTGGGTAGCTCCTCGTAATAGGGGTGTGGGCTTCAGCCAGAACAACGGAGCTGGTAGTGAGAACTTTGGTTTAGGTGTTGTATCCGTCAGCTCCTCACCTTCTGGTGTGGAAGTGCACCCAGTGCTGGAGAAACTAAAGGCCATAAACAACTACAATCCCAAAGACTTCGATTGGAATCTGAAGAACGGACGTGTGTTTATAATCAAAAGTTACTCAGAGGACGATATTCATCGCTCCATTAAGTACTCTATCTGGTGTAGTACTGAGCATGGTAACAAGCGCTTGGATGCTGCTTACCGGTCCCTGAATGGAAAAGGCCCACTCTATTTACTCTTCAGTGTGAATGGCAGTGGACACTTTTGTGGAGTGGCTGAGATGAAGTCTGTTGTGGACTACAATGCATATGCTGGTGTCTGGTCTCAGGATAAGTGGAAGGGGAAGTTTGATGTCAAATGGATCTTTGTCAAAGACGTTCCCAATAACCAACTGCGACATATTCGCTTGGAAAACAATGACAACAAACCGGTTACCAATTCGAGGGACACTCAAGAGGTACCCCTAGAAAAAGCCAAGCAAGTGCTTAAAATAATTGCTACTTTCAAGCATACCACCTCAATCTTTGATGACTTTGCACATTATGAGAAGCGtcaagaggaggaggaagccaTGCGTAGG gagagaaatagaaacaaacaaTAA